In the genome of uncultured Methanobrevibacter sp., the window AAAAAGAAAAAAATAAAGAAAATTAGATTATTTATTTATAATTGTAGAATCCTTTTCCTGCATTTATACCGGTTTCACCAGCATCTATTTTTGCCTTAAGTTTTGCAGCTATTTTTCCTTGAGTTGTTTCAGGGTCTGCAGCTCTTGGATCCATAATTACAATATTGTATGCAGTTACAAGCCCTACAACATCCAAGATTTGGAATGGTCCATTAGGTGCACCAGTAGCAAGCCTCCATGTCAAGTCGATTGTTTCAGGGTCTGCCACTTCATTTGCCCATAAAGCCTGTCCTGCAGAAAGGAATGGTACAAGCAAGGAATTTAGCACATATCCTGGCTGTTCCTTAAGCAATTTAATTGGAACCATGTTTATGTCTTCTGCAAATTGAACGATTGCATCGAAGTATTGTGGATCTGTTCCAGGGTGTGGCATTACTTCAGCAGTGTTTTGAGCCCAGATATTGTTTGCAAAGTGGAATGCAAGATACTTTTCCGGCCTTCCTGTATGTTCTGCGAATTGGCTTGGAAGCAATGTGGATGAATTGGTCACAACAACGGTCTTTTCAGGAAGATATTTTTTCAATTCTTCATAGAATGCAATTTTCTGTTCAGGGTCTTCTGCAATTGCCTCAATTATAAGGTCTGCATCTTCTGCTGCCTCTTCATAGCTTGTTGTTAAGGTCAAGCTGTCAAATGCCTTTTGGGCTTGCTCTTTCAATGCATCGATTTCTTCATCTGTCAAATCTGTTTTCTTGCTTAATCCTCTGCAGTATGCAGCTTTATCGGTTTTCATAGCTTCAAGGGTATTGAGGTAGATGTTAAGCAATCTTTCAAATTTAGGCTTTGCCCTTTCAATTGAACCTTCGCTTCTTAGCCAAACTGTCACATCAAATCCGCAGTATGCAGATTGATAAGCGATTTGACTGCCTAATACTCCTCCGCCAGCTACTACAAGTTTTTTAATATCCATTTTAATCACCAAATGTTATAAACTATATTTTTAAACTATATTTTTTTAGAAACATTTTTATATGATAATTCAATAAAATAAAATAAAAATATAGTTTACTTGTATACTATTTTATCAATATGATTATTTAAAATTTTTCATATGTTTTGTCAAATGATTGAAATTTTTTTATCTCCGCATAATACAGTGAAGAATATATACTATTTGCTTGAAAGGGAGGGAAAAACATGAAATGTCCAAATTGCAATAGGAGATATTTAAACTCATATAAGTTCTGTCCTCATTGTGGCACAAAAAGACCGGAACCTAAAATATGCCCGATTTGTGAACATGAATATTTCGTTCGGAAGGCATGTCCTAAATGCAGGGTAAAATTAGTGGAAAAAGAAGAATATATTCAGAAAAAGTCTGAGAAATCTGTAAATTATAAGGAAAAGGGTCGGGATCTGGAAAAGCTTGGAAAATATGAAGAGGCGATTTGCTATTACAATAATGCTAAAGATCTTAATCCTGATGATTTTTTTATTCTTAAGAATATGGCTAACTGTTTTTACCATTTAAATGCATATAATGAGGCTTTAGGTTGTCTGGATGAAGTCATAGAATTTTGTAAAAGCAATTTGCATTATGATTTAAAAGGCATTGACAGTGAATTCAGACATTTATTAAAATACAATCCGGAAAGGTGCATTGAGAAAAAAATAGAAATCTTGGAAGAGATTGGAAGCTATGAGGAGGCATTTATGGCCTGTGATGAACTGATTAACATGATACCAAGTGAAGAAAATTTTCTTAAAAAAATGGAGTTGCTTAGAAAATTAGGAAAAAATGAGGAAATTGATTTGATTTATAAAGATATGGCTAATAAGGGTAACATTTAAAGTTAGCTATTTTGTTTATTTTTTTGGGATATGATTTTGGGTAAGCTATTTTGTTTATTTTTTTAGGGTAAGCTTTAAAGTGAAAAGTTTTTTTAATTCATCTCTTTCTATTCATATCCATTTAATTTAGCTGATTTATGGGATAATTCAATCAACTTTATAAAGAATTCGGAATCCAGTTTGTCTAATCCCATTTGCTCTTCCCAATTTTTATTCATCTCTTCAATGATTGGAATTAAGTCTCTCCCCTTTTTTGACAATTTTAATATATTGTTTCTTTTATCTTCTTGGGATTGTTCTCTGATAATGATCCCATTGGACTCCAGTTTTTTAATTGCTTTAGTGATAGCTCCTTTTGTTATGTATAAACTATCGGACAAGTCCTTTTGATTTAAATAGCTGTGATTCAGCTCTTCTTCATTGCATATTCTAAGCATACATAATACCTGAATTAAATTTAAATCATATTCTGCTAAAGCATTGTTTAAATAGATTTTATGATTCTTATGAAAAATAAATAGGAGGTCTCCTAAACGGTTGTAATCATAAAATTCGGATTTGATTTTCTTTGTCATCACTTTCATTTTTATTGATACAATTATTTAAAAATAACTGAAATGGCCAGATTTCCATTTTTCAAATGAATATAAGTCGTGTTTTTTTTTAAATTTAAAAAGATTTATATAATAAAAGTTAAACATAAGTGTAATCGAAAATAAATTAGGAAAATATAATAAAAATTAAAATTATTTGTAACGAAAATATTTTATGAATATCTAATGAAATTTAAAGATATTTGTTATCGAATATAATTTATTAAAAATATTAAAATAATGATGTGATATTATGGACAGTAGCAAAGCCGTTTATGATGGGCTTAAATGTGTTGGAATCGATTTTATCGTAAGCGTTCCATGTGTAAATCTATCAAAGATATTGGGTATGATTGATGAAGATGATGAAATCATACATGTTCCGGTCACACGAGAGGAAGAGGGAATAGGATTGTGTGCTGGGGCTTATCTTGGAGGAAAGAAAGTGGCAATATTGATGCAGAATTCAGGACTTGGAAACTCAATAAATGCTTTGAAATCACTTACTCAATTGTATGAAATGCCTTTGCTTATGATAATGAGCCATAGGGGAACTGAAGGGGAAGGCATTTGCGGACAGGTTCCTATGGGAGAGTCCACTCCAAGGATTTTAGAGGCAATGGACTTTAAATATTTCAAGCCGGAAAAACCTGAGGAAGCCTATGAAAATATAAAAGAGGCATGGGATTTGT includes:
- the comD gene encoding sulfopyruvate decarboxylase subunit alpha, which translates into the protein MDSSKAVYDGLKCVGIDFIVSVPCVNLSKILGMIDEDDEIIHVPVTREEEGIGLCAGAYLGGKKVAILMQNSGLGNSINALKSLTQLYEMPLLMIMSHRGTEGEGICGQVPMGESTPRILEAMDFKYFKPEKPEEAYENIKEAWDLSLQEGKPVSVLLEIKYW
- a CDS encoding MarR family winged helix-turn-helix transcriptional regulator, translated to MKVMTKKIKSEFYDYNRLGDLLFIFHKNHKIYLNNALAEYDLNLIQVLCMLRICNEEELNHSYLNQKDLSDSLYITKGAITKAIKKLESNGIIIREQSQEDKRNNILKLSKKGRDLIPIIEEMNKNWEEQMGLDKLDSEFFIKLIELSHKSAKLNGYE
- a CDS encoding tetratricopeptide repeat protein — encoded protein: MKCPNCNRRYLNSYKFCPHCGTKRPEPKICPICEHEYFVRKACPKCRVKLVEKEEYIQKKSEKSVNYKEKGRDLEKLGKYEEAICYYNNAKDLNPDDFFILKNMANCFYHLNAYNEALGCLDEVIEFCKSNLHYDLKGIDSEFRHLLKYNPERCIEKKIEILEEIGSYEEAFMACDELINMIPSEENFLKKMELLRKLGKNEEIDLIYKDMANKGNI
- a CDS encoding 3-hydroxyacyl-CoA dehydrogenase, with translation MDIKKLVVAGGGVLGSQIAYQSAYCGFDVTVWLRSEGSIERAKPKFERLLNIYLNTLEAMKTDKAAYCRGLSKKTDLTDEEIDALKEQAQKAFDSLTLTTSYEEAAEDADLIIEAIAEDPEQKIAFYEELKKYLPEKTVVVTNSSTLLPSQFAEHTGRPEKYLAFHFANNIWAQNTAEVMPHPGTDPQYFDAIVQFAEDINMVPIKLLKEQPGYVLNSLLVPFLSAGQALWANEVADPETIDLTWRLATGAPNGPFQILDVVGLVTAYNIVIMDPRAADPETTQGKIAAKLKAKIDAGETGINAGKGFYNYK